Genomic DNA from Candidatus Neomarinimicrobiota bacterium:
AGCCGTTCTTACGGATGAGATTGCCGGTGAAACTTCCGCTGGAAATGAAGAAGTTGAGATGACCGAGAATGTGGAGATAGGAAGAGAAGAGATCATCAAAACAGGTGACGTAGAGATTGAGGAAGAGGCGGTTGGTGGCGAGATTGAAACCATTGTTGCGGAGGAATCGGCTCCAGTTCGATCAATAGATACACCTCCGGCGCCACTCCGCATAGACAAGATTCCCAAAATTGAAGGCCGTGTCACTATTCAGGTGGCTTCCTGGCCTACGCTGGAAGAGGCTGAAAAGCAGATGATAGAACTTCAGAACATCGGCTTTGATGCCTATGTACAAAAAGCATATTTCGAAGAGACAGATGAGGTATGGTATCGTGTACGTATCGGAGCCTTCAATTCCGTCGCGGAGGCGCAAGAAGCCGTAACTGTCTTGAAAACTGTAACGGGCTACGCAGCGTGGGTCGACCACGTGCGGGCCGATCAATAATAGTCAAGGAGGGTTTCCTGATGGAACCAATGAAGATCTACTTTGATGTACGTGACATTTTCCGGGCCCCTCGTCTGGCACTCGGCGGGAAGAAGATTTGGATTATGCTTCAAGCACTCCTCACGGGATATGTGACTTACTGGGTTCTCACTTACCTTTCGTTTCTCGCTGCGGGATTCACTTTTAACGCGATGTGGCAGCAATACGGACTCTATCCGTGCCTGGCAGGTAACGCAGCCAACGGGTTCGCATGGGCGCTATGGGTAGTCGGCGTGTTGGCCTTGCTGGCAGCCATCGTTCTGGGAGACACAGCCGTGGCGCGTGTCACCTACAAGCAACTTAAGGGGGATGAATTTTACTCTTCCTCTGACGCATGGAAATATGTGAAAAAGCACTGGCACGCCCCTGTCTTCACACATCTTTCCATCGCGGTGATTGCACTGTTTTTCGTCGTGTTCGCCGCCATCTTTGCTCTCATAGGCAAGATACCATACCTTGGGGAACTCTTTTTCGGCATCCCTTATCTGCTCTGGTTTTTCGGATCGGTATTTGTCGTCTATACAGCCGCCGTTTTCTGCGTTTCCATCTTCTTCACGCACGCCATTGTTGGCACTATGGAAGAGGATACTATGGGTGCAGTATTTCAGAACTACTCTATCACGTGGTCCCAGCCGTGGCGGGTTCTACTCTATTTACCCCTGACTTACGCCCTTGTCTATGCGGGGCTCTGGGTCTTCGGCTGGTTCATGCACACGGGCTATCATTTAATCAATACTGTATTCGGACACAGTCTGCTGATGGGCTCAAAGCTGCAAAACATCGTCGGGTGGGCCACCGATATTGTCCTCGGCCCAAAAACAGTCGTGGCGTGGTGCCTCGGATGTTACGCGGGCGGCTGGTGTCCACTGGATGTACCGGTGGCTGAGGCGTCTCTCGGAACATTTGAATATATCGGCGCATTCTTTGTGGCTGTCTCCCTGTTCCTGATAGTGGCAACGGTTGTCGCTTACGCCTCTTGCATAGAGGTTGTAGCACAGACGATTGCCGTGGTTATCTTCAGAAAGAAGACTGATGATGAAAACCTCCTGGAAAGAAAAGACGAAGAAGAACTGGAACTGGAAGAAGATGATTTTGAATGGAAGCCTGAAGACGAGTCTGAAGAAACTGATGAGGATGAATCAAAAGATTCAGAGGAAGAGGGTGACCAGACTTAACGTCTGACCGACTTCACAGATTATTTAACCTGCTTCAGAAAGGGGCTCCGGCCCCTTTCTTTTTTACTTGCTATCACCGCATATTTCAGAGGGAAAGTGATTGCTTGACTCACAGCCAAAATGAGGGGTAATTTGAAAGTTCGAAAAATGAAGGTAAAACGATCAGAACTGATAAAGCCATCTGGAAGACTTTCCGTCCGAGTAAAAAACGAAGATTTACCTCTGGCAGAATTGGAGATAGTATCGGGAGAGGTATCTGTTCGCCTGAAGATTCAACCGGTAAGATCAGATTTTAAGATTGACGGCACCGCTTCGGCACGCTTGCGGGAGATTTGCGACAGATGTCTTGTCCCTTACGAGATAAATGTTGAATCGGCATTTGAGTTGATGATTACGGAAAATGATTATCAATCGGACAGAACAGATGGGTTGAATACCTATCTTTTTCCACACAACCAGAACGAATTTGACTTCGGTCCAGCCATCCAGGACGCCTTAGTGCTCGAGCGTCCTATGAAAAAGATCTGCAAAGAAGATTGTAAAGGGTTATGTCCATCGTGCGGTATCAACTTGAACAGTAGTAAATGTGACTGTCAGGAAACTGAAATTGATGAACGGTGGTCTGTCCTCAAAACAATAGATTTTTCCAATATGGAGGATTGAAATGGCACTACCTAAAAGGAAACATTCAAAAGCACGCAGCAAAAAACGCCGGACTCACTGGAAGACGAAAAGTCCCACACTTCACACATGTCCCCAGTGCAATCAGCCTAAGATGCCGCACCGCGCCTGTCCAAACTGTGGCTATTACCGGGGTCGCCCGGTAGTCACTCCACCCTCAAGCTAAGGTACCCAGTGAGAATCATCGTTGACGCCATGGGAGGCGACTGTGCACCGCAGGCTGTGGTGGAAGGCGCCGTCATGTCGCTTAAGGAAAGCGACGGCGATCTCAATCTGATTCTCACAGGAAAAGAGACACAAATCAACAATGAGCTGGAAAACAGTAATCTGCGT
This window encodes:
- a CDS encoding SPOR domain-containing protein; the encoded protein is AVLTDEIAGETSAGNEEVEMTENVEIGREEIIKTGDVEIEEEAVGGEIETIVAEESAPVRSIDTPPAPLRIDKIPKIEGRVTIQVASWPTLEEAEKQMIELQNIGFDAYVQKAYFEETDEVWYRVRIGAFNSVAEAQEAVTVLKTVTGYAAWVDHVRADQ
- a CDS encoding DUF177 domain-containing protein, producing the protein MKVRKMKVKRSELIKPSGRLSVRVKNEDLPLAELEIVSGEVSVRLKIQPVRSDFKIDGTASARLREICDRCLVPYEINVESAFELMITENDYQSDRTDGLNTYLFPHNQNEFDFGPAIQDALVLERPMKKICKEDCKGLCPSCGINLNSSKCDCQETEIDERWSVLKTIDFSNMED
- the rpmF gene encoding 50S ribosomal protein L32; its protein translation is MALPKRKHSKARSKKRRTHWKTKSPTLHTCPQCNQPKMPHRACPNCGYYRGRPVVTPPSS